In the Mastacembelus armatus chromosome 17, fMasArm1.2, whole genome shotgun sequence genome, one interval contains:
- the LOC113134701 gene encoding glutamine synthetase: MATSASATLSKAVKQQYMALPQGDKVQAMYIWIDGTGEGLRCKTRTLDFEPKSIEDLPEWNFDGSSTYQAEGSNSDMYLIPSAMFRDPFRKDPNKLVLCEVFKYNRKPAETNLRTTCNKVMEMVKDQHPWFGMEQEYTILGTDGHPFGWPSNGFPGPQGPYYCGVGADKAYGRDIVEAHYRACLYAEVQICGTNAEVMPAQWEFQVGPCEGISMGDHLWVARFILHRVCEDFGVVASFDPKPIPGNWNGAGCHTNFSTKEMREEGGLKAIEDSIEKLGKRHRYHIRAYDPKGGLDNARRLTGHHETSNINEFSAGVANRGASIRIPRSVGQEKKGYFEDRRPSANCDPYAVTEALIRTCLLSEEGDEPVDY, encoded by the exons ATGGCCACGTCCGCCAGTGCCACTTTAAGTAAAGCTGTCAAGCAGCAGTACATGGCGCTCCCTCAGGGGGATAAAGTCCAAGCCATGTACATCTGGATTGATGGAACCGGAGAGGGGCTCCGATGCAAAACCAGGACGCTGGATTTTGAGCCCAAAAGCATCGAAG ACCTACCTGAGTGGAACTTTGACGGCTCCAGCACCTACCAGGCTGAAGGATCCAACAGCGACATGTACCTGATCCCCTCTGCCATGTTCCGTGATCCATTCCGTAAAGACCCCAACAAGCTGGTCCTGTGTGAAGTGTTCAAGTACAACCGCAAACCTGCAG AAACAAACCTTAGAACTACATGTAATAAGGTGATGGAGATGGTGAAAGACCAGCATCCCTGGTTTGGCATGGAGCAGGAGTACACCATTCTGGGCACAGATGGACACCCATTTGGATGGCCATCTAATGGTTTCCCCGGTCCACAGG GTCCATACTACTGTGGTGTGGGAGCTGACAAAGCCTATGGCAGAGATATAGTGGAGGCCCATTATAGAGCTTGTCTATACGCTGAAGTCCAGATTTGTGGTACAAATGCAGAAGTGATGCCTGCTCAG TGGGAGTTTCAGGTCGGACCTTGTGAAGGAATCTCCATGGGTGATCATCTCTGGGTGGCACGTTTTATCCTGCACCGCGTCTGTGAAGATTTTGGTGTTGTTGCATCATTTGACCCCAAACCAATCCCTGGTAACTGGAATGGAGCCGGCTGCCATACGAACTTCAGCAcaaaagagatgagagaagaaGGTGGATTAAA AGCCATTGAAGATTCCATTGAGAAGCTGGGCAAGAGGCATCGCTATCACATTCGGGCCTACGATCCTAAAGGGGGACTAGACAACGCCCGTCGCCTCACTGGTCACCATGAAACATCGAACATCAACGAATTCTCTGCAGGTGTGGCTAACCGTGGAGCCAGCATCCGCATTCCTCGTAGCGTTGGCCAGGAGAAGAAAGGCTACTTTGAGGACCGCCGTCCATCAGCCAACTGTGACCCATACGCTGTGACCGAGGCTCTGATCCGCACCTGTCTTCTGAGCGAGGAGGGAGACGAACCTGTGGATTACTAA